GATTGCATAAATATTGGGAATGACGCCGTCGTTGTCGACCAGATCTATCATTCGCACTGTTTGGTCAAACAGTTTAGTTGATGTATTCTTCGACTCCACTGCTTCTCTCAATATGAACTGACGCCAAGCCTCTTAAGCGCGTCGGAGGCCATTATCGATATACCCTCGCATGCAAACCCCGAAATTCTCACACCTGGATTTCCCTTGCCGGGTGCAGCGCATCGCTTAGGGTACGTCCCGAGGAAGAACCCGTTGACGTTGAATGATGAGCCGCTGGACGTGAATGTCCCGACCGGGCTCCCGCTATCTCCTACGCGGCCAATCGTGTACTTGTCTTTGTTTATCACCAAGAACACCGGGCCGAGATTCCAGGTCGACTGTAAGAATGGGTACCGGATGTAACCTCCGTAGAGCAGTTTTTCTACGTAGCTTCGTCCGCATGTTATTCCACTTACGCCGCCAGAAACACACTGGCGAGAGCCGCGGGCGGGCCGCGCCACGTGGTAAACGTGAACACTCATATCGGAGTTCCAAAAACCTACCCACATGCGCGAATGACCCGGGGAACTCGCATGGATGACCTGGGTATCAGCTGTCCATTTGCTCTTCGCGGTCGACCCGATCTTACTTCCGCGTGCAGTACGGAAGGTCCCCTCAGTACAGTGAGCTGCTGTGGTAATTCCGTGGGAGTTTCCCCACTTTACTGGAATTCCTGAGGAGCACGATCCTCCTGCGGGGTTGCGAATCAAGGCCCCCCCATATACCGGGTTGCTGTCATTATTGCGTGTTGCGGCTGGGGCCATTGCCCAGGCTCCTGCGGCAGCGTCTTCAGCTGGATTGACTGTCATTGGGACCCCAGACGTGTTGGACGATCGAATCGCAGCCTCCTGACTCGCCGTCACGCGTTGTCCAGGGGTACCGAGTTATAAGATGCATCCGGAGTTACCACTAGTCCAGCGATGTTGTCCGCGATCGATACCCCAAGTACGCCGGGTGCGCCCATTAGTTGCTGTTCGGCTGCGTCAAGTTCATCGTGGGAGAAGGGAACACTCTTGTACGACGTAGTCGTACTGCCCCCTATGCTCGCCACATACCCAGAAAGGCCGGAGGGAATTGTTCCCTTGCCGTAGATATCAATAGCGTCGCCAGTCGGCCGGATGTCTACTAGGGTGACGGTGGAGTCAAGGCCGTTGTCTGCAATGTACTGCTCAATCGCTTGCGCCTGTTCCTCGATTGGTGTCGGAAGGTCCGAGGAGTCAGGGGCTGTGGATTGTGCAGAGCCCACGTCCCATGTGATTGTCACCGGGTCAGATCGAGTCCCCCGAAGAGCTACCGCCCAGATGGTCATGGTGTGGTGTCCTGATGGAGACGGGCTTATGGAGATCGACGCGTTCTCGGTATCGGTGTCCGGGTTGTACAGGCTGGACACCGAAACCGGTGCCTGGGAGTCCAGTACGTATGAGAAGGAGTTTGCGTATCCGTCGTCCGGCCCTTGGTAATCCTCAATGGTGAACGACATCTGACTGACCGTAGGGCTCACGACGCCGGCCAGGATCTGGTCGCTTTTCGCCAGAGGCGGTGCGGGTATCAGTTCTGGTCTGGGAATCTGGACGGCATTACTTGAACGATCACTGTTAGCGTGCGCGGTGGCGCCCCCTGATGCCCCACCGAACGCTAATAGTGTGCAGATTCCCACTGCAAAAGATTCGTCCGTCGCATTTTGACTCTCCTCGCCATAGGGCTACCCCCTGTCATCAAAGCTAGGCAGCGGTGCGCGGCTTCGCTGCGGCAGAACATACCAAGCTTTCAGATCGCACACAGGCATTTTTCAAGATATTCTGTTCGCGGATACGCCGGGTTGCCACCAAGATCGTGGTGCTGGTCACGGCACAGCTCACGACGGTGCCCATCCCAGCGGGATAGCGCGCCTTGGCGTCTCATGTCCGTGACCCAGCCGATGTCCGGCCGAAAAATGTGACTGTATTTAGCGTTTGCGCAGGTCAGGGTGCCTAGTCCGAGAATGAAGGTGACCAGGCAGGCGGCAGTGGCCTCGACGCGGTCGGGGTGGTTTGTGAGGTTGTGCGGTCAGGCGGCTGGTTCGAGGATGACGTGGTATCCGAGGGCTTGGAGGCCGCGGACGTGGTTTCGGCGTTTGGTGGTGGTCGAGACGTGCCTGTCGTAATGGTCGATGCCGAGGTCGTTGAAGCGGGTTTCGGGGTCAGAGAACAAGTGCCAGATGATCACCAGGAGTGATCGTCCTACGGCAACGATGGCTTTCTTCTTGCCGCGGCGGCGCGCTATCCGGCGGTAGCGGGCGCCGAGGAAGGTGTTCGTCCGGCCAGCGCCGACCGCCGCCTCGCCCAGCACGCGGGCCAGGTAACGATTGCCGTGACCGGTGGAACCGTTGCCCTTGTTCTTGCCGGCGCTGGACTTGATCCCGGGGGCGAACTTCGCCCATGACGCAAGGTGCCCGGCGGTGGGAAAGCGGGTCATGTCGGTCCCGATCTCGGCAAGGATGACTGCCGCTGCGGTGGCTTTGATCCCGGGGATTTCAACCAGTCGTGCCACCGCATCGGCGAAAGGGGCCAAGCGTTCCTCGATCTGAGCGTCCTGTCAAGTCCCGGGTTTGGTTGAGGCTCAGCGGGTTTGATTTTCTTATGCTGCGGTGGTCGCGTGTTGCGTCCAGTACGCTGCTTCGACCTCGACCGGAGGTTGATAGTTGAGCATGGAGTGGATCCGGTGGTGGTTGAACCAAGCAACCCAGTCCGCGGTCGCGGTCTCGACGTCGTCGATGCCGTCCCAGGGGCCGTCGAGGTGGATGAGTTCGGCCTTGTACAAGGAGTTCAGCGCTTCGGCCATCGCGTTGTCGTAGGAGTCCCCACGGGACCCGACGGACGCGACCGCGTCGGCCTCCTCCAGCCGGTGGGCGTACCGCAACGCCCGGTACTGCACGCCCCGATCACTGTGGTGGACAAGGCCGTTGACGTCATGCCCGTCACGGCGGCGGGCGAACAGGCCCATGTTCAACGCGTCCAACGCCAGGTCGGTGTACATCCGGGTGGAGGCCTGCCAGCCCACGATCATCCGGGAGAACACGTCCAGCACGAACGCGACGTACACCCAGCCGGCGTCGGTGCGCACGTAGGTGATGTCCGCGACCCACAATTTGTTCGGGGCGGCCGCGACGAACTGCCGATCGACCAGGTCCTTGGGCCGGCCGGTCTCTGGTGCCGGCCGGGTGGTGCGGGGGAACTTCCCGCGTACCGTGCCGCGGATGCCCAGCTGCTTGCACAGTCGCTCCACGGTGCACCGGGCCACGTCGATCCCGTCGCGGTTCAGCTGCGCGTGGATCTTGCGGATCCCGTAGACCCGCATCCGCCGGTCGGCGTGGATGCGCATGATCTCCTCCTTCAACTCGGCATCGCGGCGGGCGCGTGCCGAGGGCGGTCGCTTCTTGTGGGCGTA
This genomic window from Flexivirga oryzae contains:
- a CDS encoding transposase, coding for MAPFADAVARLVEIPGIKATAAAVILAEIGTDMTRFPTAGHLASWAKFAPGIKSSAGKNKGNGSTGHGNRYLARVLGEAAVGAGRTNTFLGARYRRIARRRGKKKAIVAVGRSLLVIIWHLFSDPETRFNDLGIDHYDRHVSTTTKRRNHVRGLQALGYHVILEPAA